In Legionella israelensis, the genomic window TTATGATATCTATCATGAAGCGAATACAGCTTTCGCTAAAGGAACTGCCGATTGGGTGATTAGAGCAACATTCGATCGTTCTATTTTGGATGAGAATCAACCTAAAAAACGCAATAAATTAAAAACAAGCGTAAAAGCCTCTTCCAGTATTGGAAAAATAACATTTACTACGTCCTCATTTGGAAATAGAAAAAAACGAGAAGTAGCACAAGATATTTATGCAAAAGAAGTGACTTTGCTCCCTCCTCGGGATAAAGCAAAAGAAGGTTTTACCCCCGTTAAAATAACAACAATCATTGCCACAGAGACAAACCCACCGCCTGGAGAGAAAGCAATCGAGTGGACACTTTTAACCAGTGTACCTATATCCAACTTGGAAGCAGCGTTACAAGTAATTCAATGGTACTTATGTCGCTGGCAGATCGAAATTTTTTTCAAGGTATTGAAAAGCGGATGCGCTATTGAAAAATTGCAGTTAAGCAACAAGCAACGATTTGACCCTTGCCTCGCTCTGTATCTTATTGTTGCTTGGCGTATTTTGTTCATGACCATGGTTGGTCGTGCTTCCCCATCATTAAGCAGTGAATGTCTATTTGAGCCCATAGAATGGCAAACCGCCTATGTTATGATCTATGAAAAACCCCCTCCAAATGAACCCCCAACCCTGAAAGATACTCTGAGAATGATTGCCCAATTAGGAGGTTTTCTCGGACGAAAGCATGACGGTGAGCCCGGTCCTATTGTGATGTGGAAAGGTTTACGAACCCTTTATGAATATATTAAAGCGCGTGAAGTATTTACACGCGCTTTTGGACATACTTATGGGTAATGATATGGCCGCGGGACGTAGAAATTGTATATAAATCAATATATTTTTGCCCTATTCTGAATCAAATATTGGCTGTACACTTTCAAATCTTCGATGCCCTATGAGCCATTCGTCAAACAGGCTTTTTCGCTTTGCAGAACACTGTTGTTACGGCCGAAAAGAAAATAAATAACGACTCCTATCGCCATCCAGACGGCAAAACGTAACATGGTGATAACCGGTAAGTTATAAATTAAATAAGCACAGCTAAGAATTCCTAAAATAGGAACATATGGCATAAAGGGCGTTTTAAATGGCCGCTCAAGTTCAGGTTGTGTGTAACGCAAAACAATCACACCGGCACAGACAATAATAAAAGCAAACAGTGTACCGACATTAACCAGTTCTGCCAGACTACTGATAGAAACCAGAGCAGATACCGTTGCCATCAATAGTCCACAAGTCACAATAATTCGAATTGGAGTCCTGGTTTTGGGATGGGTAACAGCAAAAAAGCGAGGCAGAAGACCATCTCTGGCCATAGCAAAAAAAACACGTGTCAAGCCATAAAACAACACCAGCATCACAGTGGTTAAGCCGGCAATTGCTCCAACAGCAATCATGGCAGCAATTACCTTATGTCCCAGGATTAACATAGCGCGACTGATGGGAGATGACACGTTTAATTCAGAATAGGGAACAATGCCGGTTAAAAGGCCCGAGACTATCATGTATATGACTGTGCAAATAAACAAAGAGGCAAGAATGCCAATGGGTAAGTCTTTTTGTGGATTTTTAGCCTCTTCCGCTGCGGTAGAAACAGCATCAAATCCTATGTAGGCAAAAAAGATTAATGCCCCGCCCTCAACAACCCCGGACCAACCAAAAGGATTAAATGGAGTCCAGTTGTCTAATTTTACTTCTGTTGCTGCAACAATAATAAATAAAAGAATCACCAACAGTTTAACCAAGACCATGGCATTATTAAAACGAGCACTTGATTTTACGCCAATCACCAATAAAACGGTTAATAAACTGATAATTAAAAACGCCAGGACATTGAATATCCCGTCCGGTCCAACAAGCAGGACAGTAGGTAACTGAAGATGAACGGCCTTTAAAATATCCTTGGCATAACCGCTCCATCCTACAGAAACCGCAGAAACGGCAATAGAATATTCTAAAAGCAAATCCCAGCCAACAACCCAGGCAATTAACTCACCAAATCCTGCATAGGCATAACCATAGGCACTTCCACATCCGCCAATAGCGGCAGCCAGCTCAGCATAGGAAAGAGCTGAAAAAGCACAAGCCAAGCCTGCCAGAATATAAGAAAAAATAATAGCAGGCCCCGTTTGCGTAGCGGCAACGATACCTGTCAGCACAAAAATTCCCGCGCCTATAATGGCTCCGACACCCAAAAATGTTAAATCCAATGCCGACAGGCATTTGGCTAAATGATACTCAGTATCCGCAGAACATCGTATTGCTTTTTTACGAAACAAGCCCATGTTAACATTTACTTTTTAAAAAAATGAGATGTTTAAACTTTATCATTAAATCATAAAACGGAGAAAGACTGTTGGCAAAAAACTTTTTTAGAAATGGGTTTATTTTTCTTTTATTTTTTGTTTCAACCTCTGCATATACCAATGAGCCATCCACTCACTGCACAAATTGGTCCAAATGGTTTAAACCAGCCTGTCTTCGTCTGCGGCAAATCTGGACAGAAGGTAAACCCGAGCTCTACCTGAGCGGTTACGCT contains:
- a CDS encoding amino acid permease, producing the protein MGLFRKKAIRCSADTEYHLAKCLSALDLTFLGVGAIIGAGIFVLTGIVAATQTGPAIIFSYILAGLACAFSALSYAELAAAIGGCGSAYGYAYAGFGELIAWVVGWDLLLEYSIAVSAVSVGWSGYAKDILKAVHLQLPTVLLVGPDGIFNVLAFLIISLLTVLLVIGVKSSARFNNAMVLVKLLVILLFIIVAATEVKLDNWTPFNPFGWSGVVEGGALIFFAYIGFDAVSTAAEEAKNPQKDLPIGILASLFICTVIYMIVSGLLTGIVPYSELNVSSPISRAMLILGHKVIAAMIAVGAIAGLTTVMLVLFYGLTRVFFAMARDGLLPRFFAVTHPKTRTPIRIIVTCGLLMATVSALVSISSLAELVNVGTLFAFIIVCAGVIVLRYTQPELERPFKTPFMPYVPILGILSCAYLIYNLPVITMLRFAVWMAIGVVIYFLFGRNNSVLQSEKACLTNGS
- a CDS encoding IS4 family transposase — its product is MDWIDHEYGSVNIGDQRLNKRAKELLKRFSDKPTSSIPESCKGWSETKAAYRFFENNTVTAKKIIKPHRIATLKRIKEHPIILLLQDTTTLNYSGQKEREDIGPIQQDNVRGLFLHPTLAVTPNRECLGVVDYEQWSREKFTHRSSEERRAERDSKAIKDKESYRWVRGYKKATKLAKAMPDTQFVYIADREGDIYDIYHEANTAFAKGTADWVIRATFDRSILDENQPKKRNKLKTSVKASSSIGKITFTTSSFGNRKKREVAQDIYAKEVTLLPPRDKAKEGFTPVKITTIIATETNPPPGEKAIEWTLLTSVPISNLEAALQVIQWYLCRWQIEIFFKVLKSGCAIEKLQLSNKQRFDPCLALYLIVAWRILFMTMVGRASPSLSSECLFEPIEWQTAYVMIYEKPPPNEPPTLKDTLRMIAQLGGFLGRKHDGEPGPIVMWKGLRTLYEYIKAREVFTRAFGHTYG